From a single Miscanthus floridulus cultivar M001 chromosome 8, ASM1932011v1, whole genome shotgun sequence genomic region:
- the LOC136469611 gene encoding uncharacterized protein: protein MVVPNYTYLKLKMPGPNSVITIVSTYEHAYDYDVECIEYAEALVEAETLIVNLGRLGSKLPEPKHHARTFEPAEAIKLVSVDPTGLDDRALRISAILDIK, encoded by the coding sequence atggtggtccccaactacacctacctcaagctcaagatgccgggtcccaacaGCGTCATCACGATCGTGTCcacatacgagcatgcatacgactatgacgtcgaatgcatcgagtacgccgaggctctcgtggaggccgagaccctcatcgtcaaccttggTCGACTTGGTAGCAAGCTGCCCGAGCCTAAGCATCATGCCAGGACTTTTGAGCCCGCAGAGGCCATCAAGCTTGTCTCGGTCGACCCCACCGGCCTCGACgatcgggcgctgaggatcagcgccatcctcgacatcaaatag
- the LOC136473016 gene encoding uncharacterized protein, producing the protein MACHLRSISLPSRLHSSETAVQQELCILEAIISSPSTCIVMMCDGLRRLGDIYISVEEMTHLPSNKVCSSQQRKMLDGEIESSLELLDLCNTMQEIFVELKAIMQELQVALRKGDGATVQAKIQSYSRLVKKAKQSFKKSSKKATSDKTDCAMIRVLTKAREIAISLLESTVQLLSKQIEVPKQSLVSKAFSKRKAVVCEEDQLRALECSIGDLESGAGHLFRILVQSRVSLLNILSS; encoded by the coding sequence ATGGCTTGCCATCTTAGGTCAATAAGCTTGCCGTCTAGGCTTCACTCAAGCGAAACTGCAGTGCAACAAGAGTTGTGCATTCTAGAGGCAATCATCTCCTCACCATCCACATGTATCGTCATGATGTGTGACGGTTTGAGGAGGCTTGGAGACATCTACATCAGTGTTGAGGAGATGACTCACTTGCCAAGCAACAAAGTTTGCTCTTCCCAGCAAAGGAAAATGCTTGATGGAGAAATTGAGTCTTCTCTCGAGCTGCTGGATCTCTGCAACACCATGCAAGAGATCTTTGTTGAGTTGAAGGCCATTATGCAAGAGCTGCAAGTGGCTCTAAGAAAAGGAGATGGTGCAACCGTTCAAGCCAAGATCCAGTCATACAGCCGCTTGGTGAAGAAGGCTAAACAGTCTTTCAAGAAGTCAAGCAAGAAGGCCACTTCTGACAAGACAGATTGTGCAATGATCAGGGTACTGACCAAGGCCAGGGAGATCGCCATCTCTCTACTTGAGTCCACGGTGCAGCTCTTGTCAAAGCAAATTGAAGTGCCCAAGCAGTCACTTGTCTCGAAGGCATTTTCCAAGAGAAAAGCAGTTGTCTGCGAGGAGGACCAATTACGGGCGTTAGAGTGCAGCATTGGAGATCTTGAGAGCGGAGCAGGACACCTGTTCAGGATATTGGTCCAGAGCAGGGTTTCTCTCCTAAACATCCTTAGCTCATAG